The Phaeobacter gallaeciensis DSM 26640 genomic sequence TCAGCTACGGTGGTGGCCAGCGGCTTTTCGACAAACACATGCGCGCCGGCCTCCATCGCGGCGATGGCATAGGTGGCGTGGCTGTCGGAATAGGTGGCGATCACCACCAGATCAGGGGTGGTCGCGGCGAGAGCTTCGTAAAAATCGGAAAAGACCGGATAATCCCGCAACGGTTCCTGCGCCGCTGCACCGGTGCGATTGACCAGTCCGACGATCTGCGCGGAGTCATCATGGTGATGGGCCAAAGCATGGGACAATCCCATATTGCCGAGGCCTGCAATCAGAACGCGGGTCATTGGCAGCCTCCTGAATGATTGTTGAGCTGCACGGCGGTTGAGTGCGCCGGACCAAGAGATGACAGAGGTCTGCCATCTTGGGGGGCTGGTCCGGCGCGGCCCGGCATTGCAGCCGGGCAGGGGGGTGGGTTGAGTGGTAGCATCATTTCACTGCCCCGGAGGTGATGCCGCGGATAAGCTGGCGTGAGAAAATCACATAGAGCACCATCACCGGTAGGATCGCCATGGACAGCGCCGAGAGCACCGCGTTCCAGTCGGTGACGAATTGGCCGATGAAGACTTGGCTGCCCAAGGTCAGCGTCTTGGTTTCCTCGGCTGGGGCCAGGATCAGCGGGAACCAGAGGTCGTTCCAGATCGGGATCATGTTGAAAACAGCGACCGTGGCCATGGCTGGACGCACCAGCGGCAAGACCAGTCGGAAGAAGATGGTGTATTCCGACAACCCGTCGATGCGGCCGGCGTTTTTCAGATCATCGCTCACCTGTTTCATGAATTCCGACAGGATGAACACCGCCAACGGTAGCCCTTGCGCGGTATAGACGAGGATCAGTGCAGTCAGCGTGTTCACCAGGCCGGTGTCCACCATCAGTTCCAGAATGGCGACGGTGCCGATGCGGATCGGGATCATAATGCCAAGGGCAAGGTACAGGCCAAGCAGCATATTGCCCTTGAACCGGTACTCCGCGAGGGCAAAGGCGGCCATGGCGCCAAACAGCAGCACCAACGCCAATGACACCACGGTTACAATCATCGAGTTCTGGAAATAGAGGAAGAAATCCCCCTGTTTCAGAACGGTCTGATAGCCGACCATCGAAAACGTGTCCGATGTGGGCAGACCCAGCGGGTCGCGAAAGATGGCTTTGCGGGTTTTGAAGCTGTTCACCAGAATGACGAAGACCGGAAACAAAGCGATCAGCGTGTAGGTGATCAGCGCGCCGTGGGCGAGGAGACTGTTGAGCGGATTTGAACGGGATTTATGCATCGTCGGATCCTCAGAACTGGTAGCGGCGCAGACGGGTCTGGATGCCGAACAGATAGATACACACACCAATCAGGATGATCGCAAACATGGCGGTGGCAATGGCGGAGCCCATATGCGGATCGCCCAATTGCAGCTGAAATCCGAAGAAAGTGCGATACATGAAAGTGCCGAGAATGTCGGTGGAGAAATCTGGCCCAGCGAGCGCGCCCTGAGTGGTGTAGATCAAGTCGAAGGCGTTGAAGTTACCCACAAATGTCAGGATTGAGATAATCCCGATGGAGGGCAGGATCAGCGGCAGTTTGATCTTCCAGAAGGCGGACATGCCGGTAATGCCGTCAACCTCGCCCGCCTCGATCACCTCTTCCGGGATCGACAGCAGGGCGGCATAAATTAGCATCATCGGGATGCCGACAAACTGCCAGACAGAGATCAGCGCCAGCGTGGTCAGGGCGTAGTCTTCCTTGCCCAGCCAGGGGGCGAACAGCCACTTCAGGCCGATGGCGTCCAATAGATCCGGTGTGATGCCCCAGATGGGGGAGAGGATCAGTTTCCAGGCAAAGCCAACGATCACAAAGCTGAGGATCGTGGGCACAAAGATCGCGGTGCGATAGAGCGCAGCAAACCGGAGCCGGGGATGACTGAGGATCGCCGCCAGTGCCACCCCGATGGGATTCTGCACCAGCATATGCACAAAGAAAAACCAGAAGTTATTGCCAAGCGCGTTCCAGAATTGTTCGGACCAGTTGGGATTGGAGAACAGGGTCTCGAAATTCGCAAGGCCCACAAACTGGCGGATCTGGTCGCTCTCGCTGTAGAGCGCAAGCCGCAGGGTATTGAACAGCGGGAAAATCATGATGGCGGTGTAGACCAGCACAGCGGGTGCGAGGAAAACGGCGATATGCCAGCGTCTGCGCGGTTTATGAGGGGTGTTTTGCATGATGTGTCCCATCTGTCGGCGGGTCCGGGCCGCATGGGGCCGCCCGGACGCCTGAGTGTTAGGTCAGTCAGCTGAAGCAGCTGGCGGCGCGCTTACTTTTGCGGCGCGTACCAACTGGCCAGACCCTCTTGCAGTTCTGCACCGAGATCGGCAGCTGCCTTGGTACCTTTGATCGCGGCGACGGATGCACCCCATGTCTCGTTTTCGAGGTTGGGCGTGCCGCGCGACAGGATCTGGTAGGTGGAGCGGATGGTGCTCTCACACTCGCCACGCCAGGAGACGAACTCCTGTGCCAGCGGATCCTCCATTGCGACCTCATGGTTCGACAGCGAGAAGAAGCCCGGCAGCGCATTGGCATAGATTGCCGCGAACTCAGCCGAGCCGACCCAGTTCAGGAAGGTTTTGGCAGCCTCGGCATTGGGGGAGGCGGCGTTCAGGCCCACGGCGATGTCGGTGTGATCCGAGATGTAGCAGGTGTCGCCTGCGGCTTTGACTGGCGGTTTGAACGCGCCCATTTCAAAATCAGCCTGAGTGTTGAAGCCAGAGATTTCCCAGCTACCGGCAGGATAGATCGCGGCGCGGCCCAGGGTGAAGATGTTCTGGCTGTCGGGATAGGTTTGCGCCTCATAGCCGTCGCCCATGTAAGCGCCCCACTTCGATAGGGTCTCATAGGGGGCAACCCACTGATCGTCGGTCAGTTTCTGCTCGCCTGCGATCAAGGCAAGACGGCCTTCCTCACCTTTCCAGTAGTTCGGACCAATGTTGTTATAGCCCATGGTAGCGGCTTCCCACTGGTCGTTGGTGCCCATGGCCAGAGGAACGTAGTTGCCGTCTTCCTTGATCTTTTCCAGCGCCGCAAAGAACTCATCTTCGGTTTCGGGTACATTCACACCCAGCTCGGCAAAGGCGTCTTTGTTGTAGATGAAGCCGTGGATCACCGAAGCAATCGGAACGCAGAAGGTGGCGGAACCGTCATCGGTCTGCCAGGCGGATTTAGCGACATCGGAGAAGCTGCCCATGGCGTCCAGATCTGAGAGATCGGCCAACTGGCCCTTGTCATAAAGACCAAGCGAGGCGTCAAAGGGGCGGCATGTGATCAAGTCACCGGCGCTGCCCGCATCCAGTTTGGAGTTCAGAACGGCATTGTATTCAGCCGGGGCGGAGGGGGTGAATTTCAGTTTGATGCCAGGGTTGGCCGCTTCAAAGGCGGGAATGATCTTGTCCTGCCAGAGGGCGAGGTCATCGTTGCGCCAGCTCTCAATGGTCAGCGTTACATCTTCAGCAGCTGCGGCGCCGCCGATCACGGTCGAGCCGAGCAGCGCGAGGGTAAAGAGTTTCCGTGTCATTCAGTATCTCCCAGTTTGCATGTTTGGTATTTGTGTTCAGGGTCTTGGTGACCTCTTGGGTGGCGCATGGCCGACCGTTACACCTGTGCGAGCGCGGCTCGCAGGTTGTCCTTGTTGTGGCGCAGCAGGGTTTCTGCCGCGGTGGGTGAGGCGGCGCCCTGCAAGAGCAGAATGGCCGGCTTTACCGCTCCGCCTGTCTGATCCAGCGCTTTGGCGGCGTCTTCGGCGTTCTGATCGGTCAGTGTGCAGACGATGCGGACGGCGCGTTGGCGCAGCTTGGCATTGTCGGCGATGAGATTGACCATCATGCCATCCATCACATGCCCCATGCGGATGCCGGCCAGCGTGGACATCATATTCAAGGCGGCCTTCTGTGCGGTGCCGGCCCCCATGCGGGTCGATCCTGCAATGACCTCTGCCGGGGTCGGCAGGCAGATCGCGACATCGGCCAGGTTCAGAAGCGGTGTGTCAGCATTGTTGGCAACGGCGATCACCTTGGCGCCTGCAGCCTGCGCTGTCTGGGCAAAGCCCAACGGAAATGGGGTGCTGCCGCTGGCAGACAGGGCGATGACCACATCATTTGCGCACACAGTGGCGGCGGCTCTGGCGCCTGCCGCAGTGTCGTCTTCGGTATGGCCGGGCATGCGCCCATCGGCAGGGATTCCGCCAGCCATATGAACGGAAATCTGATCGGCGCTGATGCCGAAGGTGCCGGGCAACTCTGCACCATCAGCCAGTGCCATCAGCGCAGAAGACCCTGCGGCCGCGTAGTGCAGATGGCCACCGTTGTGCAGGCTGTTGGTGAGCAGGGCCGCACCGGCCGAGATGGACGGACGGGCGCTGGCAACAGCTTCCAATGCGCGCAGTTGACCGTCCAGCAGCGTATCGAGAATCTCCGCATCGGCGCGCAGATCCAATCCCTGAGCACGGGGGTGTAATGTCTCTGTCTGCGCCGTGGGCTGTGTGTCAGCCCGTGCAGATGTGGCGGTCTTGGGTGCGTTATCGCTCCTCGATCCCATGTGATTCCTCCCCCTCAGGTGAATGAGAAGTATTTAATACCTATACAATACCACTTGTCTACCATTTAATTTGTACATATGATTTTTGCAGCGAATTCCGCCGATTACCTCGCAGTATCACGACATTGCTGTTAGAGAGGTCTTTATTTTGAATGAAAGGTATCTTATAGGTATTGCATGACCGACTCGCGCTTTCCATATCTGATCGCCGTGGATGGAGGGGGAACCTCTTGCCGCTTTGCCCTACTGAAATCAGGGGCGACACCGCCGCAGCAGTTGGTGGTGACGGGTGGTAGTGCCAATGTCTATACAGCGCCGGATCAGGCGGTTGAGACTCTGAGCGCCGGATTGGCGGATTTGCAGCGGCAGTCGGGTCTGACCGATGAGGTGTTTTCTCAGATACCGGTCTATGCCGGATTGGCCGGCGTTATTGATTGTGAGTCTGCCGCGCGGGTCGCGGAGGCCCTGCCACAGGCGCATGTCCGGGTGGAAGATGACCGCATGCCCGCTGTTGTCGGCGCAATGGGAGAGGAGACCGCCAGCCTCATCGGGGTTGGCACCGGGTCGTTCCTCGGGCGTCAGGTGGCCGGTCAGGTTACGCTTATTGGTGGCCATGGTACGGTCCTGGGGGATGAGGCTTCAGGCGGTTGGCTGGGGCGGCGTGTGTTGCAATTGACGTTGCAGGCGGCCGAAGGGATCGAACCGATGACGCCGCTTCTGCGCAGCTGTTTGCGTGATTTTTCCAATGAGACGGCGAAGATTGTCCGGTTTGCCCAGACCGCGCGACCGGTGGCCTTTGGCGCCTATGCGCCACGCGTGGCCAAGGCTGCGATGGAAGGTGATAAAGCGGGTCAGCGGCTGATGGTGGAGGGCGCTGAGTATCTGTGCAACGGGTTGCAGGCGCTGGGGCGTCGGCCTGAGGAACCTGTTTACCATATCGGGGGTGTCGCCGCGCAATACGCCGCCTATCTGCCTGCGGATGTAGCGGATTATCTGCGGGAAGCGGAAGGTTCACCACTGGATGGCGCGCTAGAGTTGGCACGCCGATTTGCCCGCGAAATCGCGCAGGAGGTGGTATGACGGTTGAGGAATTCCTGACGCCGGCCGCCTGGCTGGAGGATGCGGCCGGGCCCCGCTACGTGCGGCTGCGCCAGCGCATTGAAGATGGCATTGAAACCGGGCTCCTACCCAAAAGCGCGCCGCTGCCTGCGGAGCGGGAGATTGCAACACTCACCGGCCTGTCGCGGGTCACCGTACGCCGTGCGATGCAGGATCTGGTCGATCGCGGCATTATCGTACAGCGGCAGGGCTCGGGCAGTTTTGTGGGGGATGGCACGCCCAAGGTCGAGCAATCGCTGTCGCAGCTGACCTCCTTTACCGAAGATATGGAGCGGCGCGGGTATGACACCAGTGTCGAATGGCTGGAACGCGGCATTCACACGCCGTCACCGGAAGAGGTGATGGCCCTGGCGCTGACCTCTGGGGAGGCGGTCGCCCGGATCGCGCGTCTGCGCCGGGCCAATGGGCGCCCGATGGCGATCGAACGCGCGTCCCTGCCGGTGGACATCCTGCCCAATCCGCAGGCTGTGCGAGGCTCGCTTTACGAGGTCTTGGAGCAATCCGGTAGCCGTCCGGTGCGGGCTTTGCAGCGGATATCGGCGATCAACCTGCCCGAACAAGAGGCGCAGATGCTGGGGGTCGAGCCTGGGATGGCTGGCCTGAGCATCGTGCGAACATCGTATTTGCGCAACCGGCGCGTGGTGGAGTTCACCCGCTCGATCTATCGCGGCGATGCCTATGATTTTGTCGCCGAGCTGCGGCTCGGGACGACCTAACCTGGCGACCCTGAGGAGGGGACCATGACTAATATCACCAAAATGCGTCGCGAGATCGACGAGATCCCGACCGCTGTGGACCGGCTGCTGAGCCATGGCGGCGCAGAGATTGAGGCCGTCGCGGATGCGGCGCGCACCCTTGACCCCAACGTCATGGTGACTGTTGCGCGCGGTTCGTCCGACCATGTTTGTACCTATCTGAAATACGCCAGTGAGATCATGCTGGGGGTGCCTGTTGCCTCAGTCGGGCCGTCGGTGGCCTCAATCTACAAGGCACCACTACGTCTGAAGGGCGCGCTGAGCCTCGCCGTGTCGCAGTCCGGTAAAAGCCCGGACATCGTGTCGATGGCGGACAGTGCGCGCAATGATGGCGCGCTGTCGGTTGCGTTGACCAATGATGCGGCCTCGCCGCTGGCGGCGGCGGCGAATCATACGCTGGACATTCACGCCGGACCAGAGCTGAGCGTGGCGGCGACAAAGACCTTTGTGACTTCGGCTGTCGCGGGGTTGTGGCTGCTGGCCAAATGGGATCGCAATCAGGCGGTTCTTGCAGCGCTGCACGCGCTGCCGGAGCAATTGGACCGCGCCTGCCGGATTGACTGGCCCGAGGTGCGCGACGCCATCGGCGCGCGGTCATCTCTGTTCACATTGGGACGGGGGCAGGCTTTGGCGGTGTCCAATGAGGCGGCGCTGAAATTCAAGGAAACCTGCCAGTTGCATGCGGAGAGTTACTCCTCGGCGGAGGTCTTGCATGGGCCAGTGTCTATTGTGGAAGAGGGGTTCCCGGTGCTGGGCTTTGCAGCGGCAGATGCGGCCGAGGGCGCGCTGGCGGGGATTGCTGATCAGATCGCTGCCAAGGGCGCGCAGGTTTTTGCCACCACGGATAAGGTCACAGCGGCGCGCCGGGTGGATCATGTCCGCACGGATCATGCGTTGACCGATCCGATCAGCCTGATTGTGTCCTTCTATGCGATGGTCGAAGCCTTTGCTGCCTCGCGCGGGATTGATCCTGATGCACCGCGCCACCTGAAGAAAGTGACGGAAACCGTATGATCGAAGATGAGCATCCGCTGCGCGCGCTGACTGGCGCGCGGATCCTGACCCCGGTGGGTTGGGAAGACGACAGCGCGCTGGTGCTGCGCGGCGATCAGATCGTGGCGGTCCTGCCGGTGGGTAAACTACCCGAGGGGGCCGAGGTTACAGCACTAGATGGCGGTATCCTGACCGCCGGGTTTGTCGATCTGCAGGTCAACGGCGGCGGTGGCGTCATGTTCAATGACGTCCCAGAGCTTGAGCAATTGCAGGTCATCGCTGCAGCACACGCGCGGATTGGTGCGACCTCGATCCTGCCAACGCTGATCACTGATACACCGAATTTCGTTGCCCGCGCGATTGAAGCGACTGTCGAGGCGATTGCTGCTGGTGTTTCGGGCATCGTCGGGTTGCATCTGGAGGGGCCACATCTGGCGGTCTCGCGCAAGGGTGCGCATGATGCGTCGCT encodes the following:
- a CDS encoding ABC transporter substrate-binding protein; the protein is MTRKLFTLALLGSTVIGGAAAAEDVTLTIESWRNDDLALWQDKIIPAFEAANPGIKLKFTPSAPAEYNAVLNSKLDAGSAGDLITCRPFDASLGLYDKGQLADLSDLDAMGSFSDVAKSAWQTDDGSATFCVPIASVIHGFIYNKDAFAELGVNVPETEDEFFAALEKIKEDGNYVPLAMGTNDQWEAATMGYNNIGPNYWKGEEGRLALIAGEQKLTDDQWVAPYETLSKWGAYMGDGYEAQTYPDSQNIFTLGRAAIYPAGSWEISGFNTQADFEMGAFKPPVKAAGDTCYISDHTDIAVGLNAASPNAEAAKTFLNWVGSAEFAAIYANALPGFFSLSNHEVAMEDPLAQEFVSWRGECESTIRSTYQILSRGTPNLENETWGASVAAIKGTKAAADLGAELQEGLASWYAPQK
- a CDS encoding SIS domain-containing protein, producing MTNITKMRREIDEIPTAVDRLLSHGGAEIEAVADAARTLDPNVMVTVARGSSDHVCTYLKYASEIMLGVPVASVGPSVASIYKAPLRLKGALSLAVSQSGKSPDIVSMADSARNDGALSVALTNDAASPLAAAANHTLDIHAGPELSVAATKTFVTSAVAGLWLLAKWDRNQAVLAALHALPEQLDRACRIDWPEVRDAIGARSSLFTLGRGQALAVSNEAALKFKETCQLHAESYSSAEVLHGPVSIVEEGFPVLGFAAADAAEGALAGIADQIAAKGAQVFATTDKVTAARRVDHVRTDHALTDPISLIVSFYAMVEAFAASRGIDPDAPRHLKKVTETV
- a CDS encoding carbohydrate ABC transporter permease, whose product is MHKSRSNPLNSLLAHGALITYTLIALFPVFVILVNSFKTRKAIFRDPLGLPTSDTFSMVGYQTVLKQGDFFLYFQNSMIVTVVSLALVLLFGAMAAFALAEYRFKGNMLLGLYLALGIMIPIRIGTVAILELMVDTGLVNTLTALILVYTAQGLPLAVFILSEFMKQVSDDLKNAGRIDGLSEYTIFFRLVLPLVRPAMATVAVFNMIPIWNDLWFPLILAPAEETKTLTLGSQVFIGQFVTDWNAVLSALSMAILPVMVLYVIFSRQLIRGITSGAVK
- a CDS encoding carbohydrate ABC transporter permease, with product MQNTPHKPRRRWHIAVFLAPAVLVYTAIMIFPLFNTLRLALYSESDQIRQFVGLANFETLFSNPNWSEQFWNALGNNFWFFFVHMLVQNPIGVALAAILSHPRLRFAALYRTAIFVPTILSFVIVGFAWKLILSPIWGITPDLLDAIGLKWLFAPWLGKEDYALTTLALISVWQFVGIPMMLIYAALLSIPEEVIEAGEVDGITGMSAFWKIKLPLILPSIGIISILTFVGNFNAFDLIYTTQGALAGPDFSTDILGTFMYRTFFGFQLQLGDPHMGSAIATAMFAIILIGVCIYLFGIQTRLRRYQF
- a CDS encoding BadF/BadG/BcrA/BcrD ATPase family protein; protein product: MTDSRFPYLIAVDGGGTSCRFALLKSGATPPQQLVVTGGSANVYTAPDQAVETLSAGLADLQRQSGLTDEVFSQIPVYAGLAGVIDCESAARVAEALPQAHVRVEDDRMPAVVGAMGEETASLIGVGTGSFLGRQVAGQVTLIGGHGTVLGDEASGGWLGRRVLQLTLQAAEGIEPMTPLLRSCLRDFSNETAKIVRFAQTARPVAFGAYAPRVAKAAMEGDKAGQRLMVEGAEYLCNGLQALGRRPEEPVYHIGGVAAQYAAYLPADVADYLREAEGSPLDGALELARRFAREIAQEVV
- a CDS encoding N-acetylmuramic acid 6-phosphate etherase gives rise to the protein MGSRSDNAPKTATSARADTQPTAQTETLHPRAQGLDLRADAEILDTLLDGQLRALEAVASARPSISAGAALLTNSLHNGGHLHYAAAGSSALMALADGAELPGTFGISADQISVHMAGGIPADGRMPGHTEDDTAAGARAAATVCANDVVIALSASGSTPFPLGFAQTAQAAGAKVIAVANNADTPLLNLADVAICLPTPAEVIAGSTRMGAGTAQKAALNMMSTLAGIRMGHVMDGMMVNLIADNAKLRQRAVRIVCTLTDQNAEDAAKALDQTGGAVKPAILLLQGAASPTAAETLLRHNKDNLRAALAQV
- a CDS encoding GntR family transcriptional regulator, coding for MTVEEFLTPAAWLEDAAGPRYVRLRQRIEDGIETGLLPKSAPLPAEREIATLTGLSRVTVRRAMQDLVDRGIIVQRQGSGSFVGDGTPKVEQSLSQLTSFTEDMERRGYDTSVEWLERGIHTPSPEEVMALALTSGEAVARIARLRRANGRPMAIERASLPVDILPNPQAVRGSLYEVLEQSGSRPVRALQRISAINLPEQEAQMLGVEPGMAGLSIVRTSYLRNRRVVEFTRSIYRGDAYDFVAELRLGTT